From the genome of Phaseolus vulgaris cultivar G19833 unplaced genomic scaffold, P. vulgaris v2.0 scaffold_22, whole genome shotgun sequence:
gctggcgcgaccgagagtggaggggcgGCAATGGGCTCAGTTGTAGAAGAGGAGGAGCCAGTGCCTTTGGTTCCCCTACGTTTGGCAAGCTCTAGCAAAGCCAGCCTCCTGTCCTTTCCTGACATTGAGTCTACATAGACGAGAAAAGGAAGGGTCAGTTGGCCAAGTTATGCAAGTAAGTTAGAAAACACATAAAAACATGCATGAGAAGAgacaagtatcctaagaggtgcaagaagagctacctatatattttttcagagccaccacatcaaattcatccttgatgaggcgagcggagttgtacttggctcccaggagcagcccacacagctcgcgctcgtagggggccatagcttcgaggtccctggatttcttgaattcaactccaggaacccagtagagggggtacccctcgagcagatttggactttgaggggtagcagatatcatgtagaatctgcccttccagtctttgaaggattgctggtacaggcccaggagcacccgtccagcaaccccattcaggctaacccaggacctgtccccagggttcttcgcttcgaagaagtagaggaacacgtccacggaggcgttatgCCCGAAATAACTGCAGAGGAtctgaaatgcccggatgaaggcccaggcatttggatggagttggcaaggcGCGACatttaactccatcatcagctccttttcgaagaaggtgaaagggaggcgcagcttcaacttgaagatagcggagtagatgaagacgaagggcaccccattggtggccctgtcatccgcgcagataggCATTCCTCGGGGAGGAATGCGGATTTGGATGTTGAAATCAAtctccctgtcgatggagcAGGAAGGCTCGTCGGGATTGTGGCTTAGCAGGGACGTGAGATGACCCTTGGGCAGCagggtggaggtttcagcgagcaatgccaggggagcccattcgtagaccctggcattgtcgtggtaggaggtagccacaggcggtggtggagctggcgcactcgcaaaaggctgtgcaccagaggacGGGGCAATAAGgcgcgcagtttgtttcaagcgagccatcgcgagatagctgcaaatggaagaaaaacgaaaaagtcaaaataaatggaagaagagggaatgatgaatgtttcggtgaaaacagaaaggggaaaggagaaggagatgcccaggtgaaaagaggaagaagaagaagcagaagccagAATGAGAGCgcgaaaaaaccctagcgcgggttcgagagagggaaatagagaagatgaatgcatgataaccagaatgataaatgcaatcggtaaagatgaccaaaaaggggccagggagaagaaaaaccatacctttggatgatcgcaagagattTGAAGCAGAGAATTTGAGGAAAGAAAGATGCGCAGAGGaaaagttcgcagagagtcggggagtcgaatgaagaagatgaaggaataGTGAAAGAGCGCGCCAATTttaataagagaagcgctagcgacgcgcAACGCTGGCCatcgatggggccacgtgtcgcgagattaagagaggaagtccaaacgttaaagaagcagcacgtgaggtgtcacgtgaggcggccccacttgccacgtggactgagggcacgaccacttagtctcttcgctgcgaacgagttctcgactcgagactggggggcttgtgatccgatcggtcatcggtagtcgatgacgtcagcagcagagaaccacgtggaccactcgcagggtgacacgtggaccaggtggcagagaggtcagggagacgatcgccaagagcggtgatcggtggtcagtaaccaagtgaccaccgacagatcaggcggcagagaggtcgggggacagatcatccagaatggtgatcggtggtcagtagccaagtggccaccaacataccagttctcagactaacgcctgaaggcagaacgcgagaagcaaataaacactgatcagtcgtcgggtgtattgtcatcggggtctcgtgttacacgcagttaaactgggactgaggttcccagcgagagcgttacgcatggatctcgcatcagcacacctcagggaatcatgcacgagagtggcctgagggaactagtaaaccagtcagtgattggtgattccctctacccattacgtgcgtggcatcgtgaagggtaagtcgcctacgcagagagcaacgtttggtgagtgcgcctagaccagccacacccgacgttctcctaagagtatgcgatttacccagataagagaaatatcctaagttactccgcgaccctaaagagaagcgctagagcccttccagtaaatgacacgcgtgtggttagatgtgagttgcaggcctccacgtgtcaccatctgagaggggtgcggtccagacaaaagtgcactccgtaccattaagggtacagacaggcgcagcccagcgcagagacgcgcagacatgcacagactctcacgctctcactactgattctgcaggtacactgtctctgaaaagcataacagggttctgacacatgccagaaaagcataacagaattctgttatgcccagaaacagagggagagagataaaagagagaatcagggagagattgagggggatacgaaaaacagagaacaagaGTTTCACACACACACTACCAGTTTTCTgatctttggtggttctgtggactaacttgatcgtcggagtgcaaacggccgccagaggcgccgtctgtgtgttttgcaggtcacatttgaagacatctgagagaaggttctgagggtgactctgcagagaacgcagtcgcgtagacgggacagagagtgctacgaagcgattcctccacgttcgagttgccggcaggatcagcaGGTCTGCCTAACAAAATTTTGTAGGATGAGTTggcgttaaccaccaagtaccggatgctctcggtgcGCGACGCCGCTTCATCAGTGAAAttcgtcctcagctccaagtagccacgtacctctactgggttatctgcaaacccatacaagcatccagtataaggtctcaaaaggtcgggggacaactgtagcttatTGAAGGTGgaccaaaacatgacgtctgcagaACTGCCTTGGTCGACGAGGACCCTATGtacctgatcctgcctgttgaccaaaacgctggagccttgcctcgtcaaacctggaccGACTTCtacgccgtgttagcctccgtccttcaccgcgatccacctcaagaacctgcaaaggacagaacggcgccgctgcggccgatcacgctccgacgcccaagtcagcgactgaaccaccaattactaagagaaaaactcaagaactctaaggaaccgtgcaaagttctctctcagcgtactctcgttctcgcagttgtaaagaagtaatctaaacgcgtgcgtacctcaaagtttgttggaaactcttatatacctgggcactttctctttcctggcagttacacatctagACACATGGcttgcatccagctgtacacgtgtcatcatctggagcatccttggcttgggcgccacttcttactcttcaggcttttggctaagttacttacgcatGGAGCGCaaagctgccttggagcgtgatctcttctgagtggcgagttcgggtgccttcatatacaccttccctgtggtctcgccggccgccttcatgatctgctctacctgcttcaccgtgtatgttcaagtaagcagtctcccgacctcatcctctggttagctaagaaatgactatctgacaaCTTTATCCTTTGCTTCGAGGGCCTAGAACAAGCTTCCCTggtccttcggcgatgtccttctgTCGGCAATCTCTAACCATCAGGTTGCCTGGGTTCgtatccggcgacttcatctcaaactcgGTGACTGCCGGGTTAGGTACgatagagatcggagcacgccaacttaataccTGGCGACCGCTcgagccccccgacctccttcccttctgccagccatgggccccGCCCAGCACGCCttcataatagcttgctgccatgtcatcacttccgactaccagggcggtacagtacCTTTCCTCCCGCTGTGACTATTGAAATGACCACTGGGTCATTATCGTGTGGGACGACATTCCGTAGGTCAGCTCTTGTgaaaacgaggtctgactcccacgggtcgTCTGGAAATTCCTCAACAACTGAACTTACTGACCTCACATATTTCTTacgttgagaggcagtgggtcctcctcCGGAAAAGCTGTCAGAAATGGTGTGTACTTCTCCGTGAGTCGGCATTTCGTGCGCTTGTCCTTCCTCCGGTGTCGCCGTGGCTGTGGTCGCGGTGGACCTATCGAGATAATCTTTCAAGAAACCATTtttcacaagctcatccaactgatagcccagaGCTAAGCAGTTGATAATATGGTGTCCGAATgcttcgtgaaattcgcaccatgattccttgtgaggtcccagtatcttgtcagacttcaccggtggcctcaacctgtcagctatgttgggcacaacgatgaggtctttaagttcgaccacaaagttgtgccttagAGGTCTATTTCCCTCTTTCCTTCCTTCTGCTCGACCCCTAGGCTGGGTGCGCTTCCTGTCTTGGTTCTTTCTCTCTGTGGTGGCTTCATGGACCCTAGCGGGTTGTGTGCGCATCTGTGCTCTTGGGCGTGTAGGTGCAGCTGTCGTGCACTTCCCGTATGTCTCGCCCTCAGAGGCAAtgtgttctaccgcccgacgccttACTTCAGCAAAAGTTTTGGGGCGGCTGCGATTGAGTGACTTGCTGAAAGATCCAGGACACACCCCcttcctgaatgcgtacacgatcatcggttcgtctgtggtacccaccttcaccacctgcgcctcgaagcggcttatgtactctttcagggtctcaccttgatactgcttcacgtcgaatAGGTCGTATGAAACTGGGGCtggggccctgttggctaaatactgctctctgaatagcCGCGAGAGCTATGtgaaagacgtgatgtgaccctctgggaggctgatgaaccaatccatggccatcccggtcaaagtgctcatgaagagcttgcatcttatggcatcagaaccgcctacgagcatcatctgtgtgtggaacacAGTGCGGTGCGCCTCAtgatcctccatccctgtgaaggttactTTGGGCCCCGTGAATGTGTTAGGGATTGCTGTCTCTAGGATCGCCTGTGAGAATGGTGTTGAGAATTCTCTGGGTGGGGTGGCAGTCTCAGGCTCGTCCACGTCGCGCCATCCACGGCGCAACTCCTCGTTGGCGCGGTGGAGCTCATGGTTTCTCGTCTGAGATGCTGTGAGATCaacctgcatgcgctcttgctccgctTTCGATGCCGCCATTGCTTCTTGCAGCCCTTGCATTatgcccatgagttgttgcatggtcatctttTCGCTACTAGCGCATGCAGGTCTCAtgtttgatgtgattccaatagcacactttgaatgattcttgacattcttaggaatcatcttgagttggatatgagataggcactttatcatagaattggatcaaggttctatgaacaagaactcaccaaaactagtaccaaaacccaaactcatatggaagttccacatattgtcaaattgaaccgattgaattggaAGAAAAGGTAAAGGCACCGattaaacaacacaaaaactaaattgcaccgaacaaaagacttgaattgaagaagaaaggatgAAGAACAACCAAGATACAAAAGCACTGAAGCAAAACTAACAAGAAGCTGAAAATACCGAACAAAATTTCAAAGgaagcaagctaagacatgaacaattaaagagaagtaaggaaggagaagagaaagctcatgaagatggaggaatggttggatgatcacgccactaggaggatggagactccaagataagtgtgcaagctgccacttgaggtaaccatggaaccatcaagataagactagtgaagaaggcacaaagctctccaatgctctctcaaaaattgagtatagtttctctaattaaaattcaaatctgaattgtacaagctaagcacctttatttatagcctagaggtgctgaaaaataggtgggaaaattcaaataaactcatttgaaattcccaccaaaaacaagtcacatggaaggtgtgacctttttcaactatgacacctcctaaaaactacacctacaccactttcctaagtcacatggacaatgtgactttattttacattttcacactcctttatttaataaccacacctcctaaaactatacaagagtatttcaaagcttggccttgcccctcatgggatggacttgggctctttgggctttggccttcttgggcttgggctttgggcttgggcctcatctttattttatgtcttcttttaattttgagaagactagaaggaagaacttcaaatgtgagggtggatgtcctcttcctccattaataaaagcctcctttatttgattctcatcaatgTTCGTGGTTTCTGGAAGCCTTCTTGACTATCTGCGATTTGAGAACTGGAACTGGGTTGGAAACTGCAGCTGGAACTGAAAAACTGTGtaatgggactgatgttttatatcagCCCCACGGTTGGcaccaaatgttcccgccggttgacctgggtcgtctttatgcgtggtttgtcctcacgagctagggcaccttcgttctgctcagTCTAcgaatacctgaaaagaagtgaacaaaggggcgtcctcgcggccgtttgcactccgacaatcaagtcagctagcgagaaacatcaaaggtgacacacccccGTATCGAACACCGTGACTGGATGCTCTGTGGGTGGTCGAAAGTACTGAGTAACTAatactgtgttgccctaattgtttatgcgtacagtgggtgcgccgcgaaacaactagggtttacgTGCGTGTAGaactgcgagaattaggtcaagACTCGGATCCCTTTTCAAATGTCCAaaggcccctttttatacaccttctgcatttaaagcgcgttaaagcgcattgaaagcgtataaaattCTGCCTTGAAACATTCGATACataaatgatcctgccggttgacctagcgcaagagcgatgcctcgtcacgatcttcctcaccagctttgacaccacgtgccctttaAGTCCACACCAAATATTGTGTCTCTGATGCTCAAGttagtaacaagaacacccaaaaactgagagaaaactatgctctgtagaaccgtactaaagtgcactcaaCCCAAAACAATGAGCCGTCatgaacgtacctctgcaaattctgttaagtttacctttatacctaggttttttctctctccaagcatttacgctttggacgcgtggctcgcatccaaccctgcacgtgtcatcatctgggctgggataacaggtagtacccaaccctacacgtgtcatcatctgagctaggataacttgagcatcatttctatgtagcatccaaccctacacgtgtcgtcatctgggttggggtaactggtagtacccaaccctacacgtgtcatcatctgggttggggtaacttgagcgtctTTTCTATGTAGTAACCAGTCGCGCGGCCAAGTCTCCTATTCGAGGAGTAATTTAGCACATAACACGCTCTGgaacaccacccgacaaggcgagtatcggatgcaacaaagtacaccatctctgtgatatcgcttgtcgcaagtgccaccctccttattgctacgccatgcatgttccagctgaggaaaccttgccaccaaccaATGTCCACTCTGTGAATCCCGTCGTTGATGAGCAAGTTGTTCCCTCCAACTCACTCGGCCTTCACGCCCCATGCTGGCGTaacaatcatcttactgaacttacacgcttgaacttactcGTCTGAGCCTCCAACACctttaactaagtttactgagaaacccggcgatgtgctccttgcGGCGATGTTAGAtcacctgatcttccattatctaacacgtcgatgacacacaaacccggcgacaaccgactatgtacactgcagcGCGCCACTTCCACGAACGacgactatgctcacttctgaaccattcatctttctcttgtccacgtgtcctgctgagcacgccccacatcGTCACTTGCTAGAcgcgtcatcacacccgatgacctggtcggtgcacaagccccccagtcttgagctgcgacttgttcagcaaaaagactaaagAGTTGAATTtccggcgacctacgtggccttgcgcgttggcgctcatactgtttactgatttgacatttcaccaaccCCTTCGATCAAACGACACATGGACTTATCAACGACTATTATtcattgtcgtttgcgctttgTGTATGCCACaatgttcaagaaggtcaagctccgcttccccttcactcgtttcgagagggagctcttGACTGAGCTTgacatagcccccgcccagcttcatcccaacagttgggcgttcgtCAGGGCATACCAAATCATCTGTGCGCACTTGGGACATCCGGCttcggtggacgtgttccttTATTTGTTCAAGGCCAAGAACCCAGGTGATCGTCTATGGGTCAGCCTCAATGGggttgctgggaggtccatcctctccatcttccagcaatcctacaaagactggaaagggaagttcgtgcGCGTCTACTGCAATGACCAAGACCCCACACTCCTCGAcggatttcccttgtattgggtgaacaagggaaagaaagaaACTAGCTTCAGGAGCGCTAGAGGGCCAGACaagatgggggagctcgacAAAGACCTATGGAACTTCTGGAAAAGAGTTGCCTCCTCCAACGTAACTCTGGccacctcctccatcatcgcctaTGAATTCCACGAAGGTCAACTGGACATTCATATAGGTTTGTCCTTTCCTCATCTCCGAGTTCCCTTTCCTTGAATTCGCGTCATCTTGTCTTTTACATTGATGTTGTCGTTCTGATTCGCACGTAGTCCTAACTAGCTAGTCCATGCATCGACTCACACTGCTTATTTTCTTGTTCATTATCAACTGCTTGCATTGGATTGGTTTGTGATTGTTCGCTTCTTTGTGCAGATATGATGTTGGGGCAAGAAAGGATGGCTGAGCTGCGCTCCATAGCCAAACTTCACAATttggcggcgggctcccaaactatTCCAAACTCCGTTGCAGAAATCGCCGCCGCCCAAGGCAAACCTCCGCCAGCTGGCCCATCCTCTGCCGCTGCTCTTCCTGCCCCCGAGCGGAAGAAACTACTACCCAAAAAGgctaagaggaaagcccccaggGTGGTGTCGGACGAAGAGGCGGACGAAAGCACCAAGGATGGGCTACTCTGCAAGAGGAAAAGTGTActgtcccgtccccgggcgtggaccaaaagtcaaagtcaacatgtGGTAGGACCCCTTGTGGGACCCAAagaagaaagtcaacagattgaccaCCTGAGGCATCGCCGGGTTAATACGTTGCCAATAGAGGGCATCGCCTTGACAAGGCATCGCCTGAGAAAGGCGTCGCCGGGTTAAAGCATCGCCAAGTAACGGCGTCGCcgggttaaggcgtcgccaaggcaaaaCACCAAGCTAAGACATTGcaaggaggcttcgggcctcgaTAGTTCAAAACAGTAgcaaagaggagagaaaggtggcctcagggccataagttctagcaccagtagggggtaacctgactcgtgaagtacccacgccactgctgggagaccctgggacagatacgacccatgagagggccacgtccaggggagaaccacgtgcatggtatgAGAGAAATGCagatacacccccagggcgagtgactcgagtctggggcgcatgagttggcgcccagaaagtcaccccatgcgccagatgcacttcaaggaaggaggactcacaatggattaaccctaagttgggttacggcgctgtgaggccctccgcACCGAATGACACGTGGCAATtagcacgtgctcattaaatgtttcagtgaaagtttgccaaggtacgcgctaattcagttaagattcgaacgttcAAAGGAACATTTTTATAGgctttcaatgcgcttcaacgcgctttaaatgcagAAGGTATATTAAAAGGGGCCCTGGGTCGTTCGAAGGAGGGAtccgagttttaacctaattctcgcagttttGCACAGAGCAGTAACCCTAGTTGTTCTCGCTGCGCACCCACtatgagcacaaggcaattagggcaacacagttctagTCACTCAGTTATttctgaccaccttcagagggtgtgtcactttgatgtttctcgctagctgacttgatcgtgggattgcaaacggccgcgagggcgccctgttgttcacttcttttcaggtatcgTAGGCGGAGCATAACGAatgtgccctagctcgcgaggacaagccacgcgcaaagacgaaccatattggcgcccaccgtggggccgatataaaacatcagtcccactacacaagtttttcagttccagttctcaaaGCCTAGATAAGTGAAGAGGATTTCGAGAAAGCCATGACCACCAGACCTGCACGTTCTAGGAGTGaggagatgaccatgcaacaactggTGGGCATGATGCAGGGGTTGCAAGAGGCAATGGCAGCATCAAGAGCGgagcaagaacgcatgcaggcagatctcacagcatctcaggcgagaaacgacGAGCTCCACCGTGCCAATGATGAGTTCGCCGTGGCTGGCGCGATGTAGACGAACCTGAGACTGCCTCCCCGCCCAGAGAATTCACAACACCGTTCACACAGGCGATCCTAGAGACAGCAATCCCCAGTACATTCATGGGGCCTAAGGTAACcgtcacagggatggaggatcctgaggcgtaTCTCACTGCGTTCTACACacagatgatgttggttggcggttctgatgccgtaaggtgcaagctctttatgagcacgttgactgggatggctatggattggttcattagcctcccagagggtcacatcacgtcCTTTGCACAGCTCTCACGACTATTCAGGGAGCAGTATCTAGCCAACGGGGCCCCAGCCCCAGTTTCATACGACCTTTTCGATGTGAAgaagtatcaaggggagaccctgaaagAGTACATCAGccgttttggagcacaagtggtgaaGCTGGGTACCATTGACGAggccatgatcgtgtacgcattcaggaaaGGAGTGCGCCCTGGGTCTTTTATCAAGTCACTCAATCGCGCCCGCCCCAAGACCTTCGCTGAAATAAGGCGTCGGGCAGTGGAACACATTGCCTCGGAAGGCGAAGCATATGAGAAGTGCATAACGGTTGCGTCTACGCGCCCCAGAGCGCAGATGCGTGCGCAACCCGCCAAAGTCCACGAAGCTACTACAGAGAGAAAGAATCAGGACAGGAGGCACACCTTCGAGACAAGGAGAGCTGAACCTAAGGGTCGACCAGAAGGACGGAGAGAGAACAACAGACCTCTAAAGCACAACTTTGTAGTAGAACTCAAAGAtctcatcgttgtgcccaataTAGTTGATaggttgaggccaccagtgAAGTCCGACAAAATACTGGGACCTCACAAAGAGTTATGGTGTGAATTTCACGAGGCATTTGGGCACCACATTAACAACTGCTTAGCGCTGGGATAccagttggatgagcttgtgaagaatggtttcttgAAGGATTATCTCGCTGGATCCACGGCGACCCCAGACGTGGCGGCGCCAAAGGAAGGTCAAGCGCACGAAGCCCCAACTCACGGAGAAGTGCACACAATCTCTGGCGGCTTTTCTAGgggaggacccactgcctctcaacgaAAGA
Proteins encoded in this window:
- the LOC137817232 gene encoding uncharacterized protein, yielding MIVYAFRKGVCPGSFSKSLNRSRPKTFAEVRRRAVEHIASEGETYGKCTTAAPTRPRAQMRTQPARVHEATTERKNQDRKRTQPRGRAEGRKEGNRPLRHNFVVELKDLIVVPNIADRLRPPVKSDKILGPHKESWCEFHEAFGHHIINCLALGYQLDELVKNGFLKDYLDRSTATTATATPEEGQAHEMPTHGEVHTISDSFSGGGPTASQRKKYVRSVSSVVEEFPDDPWESDLVFTRADLRNVVPHDNDPVVISIVTAGGKVLYRPGSRK
- the LOC137817233 gene encoding uncharacterized protein, whose amino-acid sequence is MGPKVTVTGMEDPEAYLTAFYTQMMLVGGSDAVRCKLFMSTLTGMAMDWFISLPEGHITSFAQLSRLFREQYLANGAPAPVSYDLFDVKKYQGETLKEYISRFGAQVVKLGTIDEAMIVYAFRKGVRPGSFIKSLNRARPKTFAEIRRRAVEHIASEGEAYEKCITVASTRPRAQMRAQPAKVHEATTERKNQDRRHTFETRRAEPKGRPEGRRENNRPLKHNFVVELKDLIVVPNIVDRLRPPVKSDKILGPHKELWCEFHEAFGHHINNCLALGYQLDELVKNGFLKDYLAGSTATPDVAAPKEGQAHEAPTHGEVHTISGGFSRGGPTASQRKKYVRSVNLVAEEFPNNPWESDLVFTRADLRDVVPHDNDPVVISVVTAGRKV